The Dysidea avara chromosome 11, odDysAvar1.4, whole genome shotgun sequence genome includes the window CAGTCGATTTCAAATTGCAATTCAACAATTCACACATGTGGTTGGTCACACACGTGAGCTATTTCTTAACGAGCAATCCAATGCACTTAAAAATTCGCTATCTGCTTCTACTAGTTAGCTATTCCCATATGATGAAGACCATATGATTGAAGATTGAAGACCTGGTTgcctttaaaaaaaattttctaCTATAATCGAGGATTGAAATGTTCATGCATTTAGTCTTGTTAAACAGCTATTTCAATTGATTGTAAAAGTATTAGTTTAGAATACAGAATGAATTCATCTTGCAATGTTTTCAAATGTAAAAGTGATTCACTGGTTTATAAATAAGCTACTCTTTTACAGGAAAATGAACAAATTAGATTCAACCAGTGGGTAGACGATTATTATGTAACTATATTTCATTGGGTGACCATGATTTGGCTATGGGTTTACCACAAATATATTCATAGCACCATGTGGTCAAACAGGATGTCCAATAGGAGAATTTTTAGTTTCATAACTCTCTATGGTGTGCTAGCTGTAGTGATGTATACTGTACGCATGGAAATTACGATGACTACGAGACAGATATAGCTCATAGCTTTAAGCCAGCACTTTGCCGAGCAGCGTGTCACAGTCGATTACTTTAACCGGCAGAGAGCTGAAAGCACCAGCCTCGACACCAGCTATGTTCAGTTTTGAAGCGCTACCACGAAGGGGTGTCTCACATTTCACAATTCACTGTGGGGATTCCATAGCCCATGAATGCCACTAATGATGGTTAAAATACTGGTTATTGTTGTACTTGTGAAATTTGCATGGATTTATATTTTCATGGTTGTTGTGTTAACCACgaaatctgtgaaaattacGTACCGTGAAAATTTCTGTGTGTAcggtactgtatgtatttattATACTTAGTGCACCTGTTGTATGGGATGTACTTTGTTTACCTTGGTGACTACTTTTCTCAATTCCCTATTCATTCATGCAATAGCTAGTATCCAGGGGAATGGTGGATACAAGTACCCCATTGGGTTCTGGATCGACATGGCCATCTTTCCACTTAAAATACTGGAAGAGAGTCATCATTGCAGCTGCTCGTTACAACTTGTTATCGATTGTACAAATTTTCGTACAGAATAATGTTTTTTGTCATAAAAATTTTGTTCTTACCCATTgatgacaaaaaaaattgaataaGTTTCCAACTATAGTACATCTATTGAAACTTCCTGGCTGACtatttctaataaaacagtcactaagGTACATGCATTTGTTTCAAACCTTGTTTAGCAATATGCAACCAAGGTGGTTAAGGATCGAAACTAGTGCCCTGCTGTATTGCTTATTTGGTAGAGATAATATCTTGGTATTACTATACATAGGTATAGCCCTTGAGCAGAtactgtacaaattatatattgaTCACAAATAAATGGAAAGGTATTTAGTAAGTATGTGGCAAGACAAGAAGCCTCAGTTGCCCTGCTGTAAATGCACAATTTATTTTGATGCCACAACATCCtagtaggtgtgtgtgtgtgtgtgtattttacTGTTAACCGCCACTACATTTGCTAGTTTTGGTATCACGGTTTTGGTTTTGGGCCTCAATGTATAGTATTGTGGCTTTGTTAATAGCTCACTATGACTAAATATAGGTATATTGCAGAGTATACATTAGCAATGGCAAACTTTTTACTATGTGTGAATCATACTAGTTATTTATATACAACGTTAGATGATTGGTTGACACCTGCTGATGCGGCACAGATATATGATATTTTTTATGTTTTTGATACTCAAAATCCTGATGAATTTGCTGCAGGAGAGGTTCCAGTAGTCAAAGAAGTTGGCCTGTTTGCATACAAGTACAACTAGTCTTTAATAATCTACTACTACTGTATAATCCATGTTTATATTGTAGAAGGCATGATAACAAGTTTAATATGACATGGAATAGTGATGAAACACTGATCACTTTTCATCGAGACATCTATTATGTTTTTGACGCTGATAAATCTGTTGGTGATCCTAATGATTACAACATCACTGTGATAAATGTCCCTCTAATTGTGAGTGACACTAACATACATTTGTATTGAAATACTAAATACACTTTCATAAAGGAAATACCCAAGTGTTTTTAGGAAACCATAACAGATGTTGAGGGTTTTTGATAGAGCAGTCCATGTCCTTTCATATACATGTCTTCATTGAAAAAATCATACATTACCAATTAAATGGACTATGTTTTAAAATCAACAGTATAGTGGTGGTGAATAAATTGCACAGTATCAAAAAAATGGTGCTGTGTTTTTGTTAAGCACTATCAAGGTGGGTTTTTCTTTTTACTGTGATTATTGTATGTGGCCAGGTTTTTTATaccagtcatgtaaatactctattaatgcagtcaagtgtatctgATAACAACACAGCATACATTAAAAAtttttgacagctattaaaagTACTAGTAATGTAAATTCAGCTCATATTTGCAATTttatcagtttcatgtgtgtaccgAAACAATGATTGTACGTAGAATACAACATTGCTCTATCCAAAACAATATTCATTGccaacaaatccattactggatcaATAAAACCAAATCTGAATACATGTTAACTTGTGTACGTTTTAAAGTACTTGTCTGCCTATAAGAATAAATATTGTTAATTGTACAGACTGTTTTAGACCAACTCCAAGCGGACAGCTCACTATCTCAAATACGAAGTTCCCTAACTCAGGCATACTTAAGACTACTTCATAAACAAAGCTTGTTCCTAGAGTTAACTGCACAAGAGATCTTATGGGGTTATGATCCCAAGATGAGTTTAACTGAGAGTGCAGCATTGTTTGCTGCAAAGGTGATGTTACTGTGTgcttaaaattattttcacgTGTAGCATATTTTCTTTCTATATAGACCAATCACAGCTCTAATTTTACGGAAGAATTTATCACAACTGACACAGGTTTGTATTATTATATACTTCAGGAGCTTATCAAGTCTGAAGTACTGGATAGTGTGCAGTTCCATTATGTCTTCAACATGAATGGATGGATGTATGTAGTAGAAATAGTTGCTCAATTTTTTTTGAGTATCTGTACCTTGCCAGTAGTTTATACTGTGCACACAAAATTTATACCATATATGTAAAATATTGTGGTTGTGTGTGCTGAATGTAGAAAGATTTTTTCAACAGTTTCAGGTTTGAAATTTAGAATTCTAATATAATAGTCCACTACAGGGACACCAATATAATCATTTAAGTATATTTTCACAAACTATTCTTGCTCATGAAATTTGTGAAGTTCTGTCCCTTAAAAATTTTGGCTGTACAGTTTAGGATACCGTGTTATATAATCCTTGTTACTTGTACTCTACAGACATAACTCTGTGATTTAGTGTAATTTTGGTGTAGGGAAAGACAATATTTACAATGTAGCACAACTTGTGCATTGGAACAATCTCACTAGCATTGCTGTTTGGAATAGTGAAGATGCATGTCATCTGTATGGTACACTTGGCCTACGCTTTCGTCCAAGGCTAGAGAAGAATAAAGTAACAGTTTACAGTGATAATTTTGTGCGGTGAGAATTGGTTTAAAATAATAGACATAATATTAATGTTGATATGAATTTTGTAGTCATGTATCACTTGTTTATGGAGGTGAAGCTGAGCTACGTGGAATTGATCTATATCGCTACAAATTGACACATCATTTGTTTAGTAATGCATCACAATTTCCATAAGGATACTATGCTTATGATTATAACTATGGAATGATAAATCTGTCTATAATATATGGtttgtagcgtgtgtgtgtgtctgtctgtggttgtatgttgtgtacatatgtgactcAGTTTGGGAAAACCGGTTTTATCGCCTAtgtaaaagtatcgagaaacgccagttttaagtatttagtgtgttgtagctcgccaatggttgaagctgtgtgtaccaaattttcacacgttttacaccaattccttaccttccagagcatccactgtgcaagtagccaacaactaagtttcttgccattttagataggttttgaACTGAGAAAgggagggaggtgggggcctggaaggagggaaagaggctgttcaaaatatttttaaaggaaggcgtagggatgaactaggccaagttatgggccattcaggtctcaactggctaaaatgacaggaaattcacagcagtgGTATTTaaccaacaccacggagctatacagccacatacagccatcctcTGGCTGACCAGAGTTCCATTAAaaccccacaccacacgtacggatcgccactgggtttgg containing:
- the LOC136237517 gene encoding lysosome membrane protein 2-like — protein: MTKRKRQDRALYHQIRALYHQIMYADDWLTPADAAQIYDIFYVFDTQNPDEFAAGEVPVVKEVGLFAYKRHDNKFNMTWNSDETLITFHRDIYYVFDADKSVGDPNDYNITVINVPLITVLDQLQADSSLSQIRSSLTQAYLRLLHKQSLFLELTAQEILWGYDPKMSLTESAALFAAKTNHSSNFTEEFITTDTGKDNIYNVAQLVHWNNLTSIAVWNSEDACHLYGTLGLRFRPRLEKNKVTVYSDNFVRHVSLVYGGEAELRGIDLYRYKLTHHLFSNASQFP